Proteins encoded in a region of the Pseudomonas sp. GOM7 genome:
- the pilL2 gene encoding PFGI-1 class ICE element type IV pilus protein PilL2, with amino-acid sequence MRHIMLLAMALVAVAGCALQRQPAPAEPAEAISNPTFIAPDIYADKGAMNPGRERDQVRSGRYTLTSTLPLLSQEDLMSQIIEVTIPGTLNPTVGDALKHALARSGYSLTAPNNVTEVLYSRPLPAAHYKLGPMKLRDTLQVLAGPAWRVQVDEVTRHVQFSLRSGYQVPAQQTAAIAKVEPATLQEPAPVLSSESFPVTPHSATSVASAEQKPVEIAKDGATAPVRGAPATAMKASTSASASAPMHAGVSKPPLPITSSTVVPQVREIWVADAGSTLRDSVEAWAKKAGWKVIWDQDDLNYPIAAALRFEGSFKDAIYQLFPLYDNAPRPFIVDGSSVQKIVHIAERKKK; translated from the coding sequence TCTCAAATCCGACCTTCATCGCACCTGACATCTACGCAGATAAAGGCGCAATGAATCCCGGTCGGGAGCGAGACCAAGTCAGGAGCGGGCGCTACACGCTCACCAGCACGCTGCCGCTGCTCTCTCAGGAAGACCTGATGTCGCAGATCATCGAGGTCACCATTCCTGGCACGCTGAATCCGACTGTTGGAGATGCCTTGAAGCATGCATTGGCACGCTCCGGGTATTCACTCACGGCCCCGAACAACGTGACGGAAGTCCTGTACTCCAGGCCACTGCCGGCAGCGCACTACAAGCTTGGCCCCATGAAGCTGCGCGATACCCTGCAGGTACTCGCAGGGCCGGCGTGGAGGGTGCAGGTTGATGAGGTGACTCGGCACGTGCAATTCAGCCTGCGTTCTGGTTATCAGGTGCCGGCGCAGCAGACCGCCGCCATTGCCAAAGTCGAGCCGGCCACGCTTCAAGAGCCGGCGCCGGTTTTATCCAGCGAATCCTTTCCTGTCACTCCACACTCCGCAACTAGCGTTGCGAGTGCCGAGCAAAAACCCGTGGAGATCGCCAAGGATGGCGCCACTGCGCCTGTAAGAGGTGCTCCCGCAACCGCCATGAAGGCATCGACTAGCGCTTCAGCCTCTGCACCTATGCATGCCGGCGTCAGCAAGCCTCCTTTGCCGATCACTTCGTCAACTGTCGTGCCACAGGTGCGCGAGATTTGGGTAGCTGACGCCGGATCCACACTGCGTGACAGCGTCGAGGCCTGGGCCAAGAAAGCGGGCTGGAAAGTGATCTGGGATCAAGATGACCTCAACTACCCCATCGCCGCTGCCTTGAGGTTTGAAGGCTCATTCAAAGACGCGATTTACCAGTTGTTTCCCCTCTACGACAACGCCCCTCGCCCGTTCATCGTGGACGGCAGCTCAGTTCAGAAAATCGTGCACATCGCCGAGAGGAAGAAGAAATGA
- the pilN gene encoding PilN family type IVB pilus formation outer membrane protein produces MNRRPWVHLATLPALLVLLSSCSLQRVEESIGRTEQTGETARQYTALLRNQRAEPSRETVVFSDKPWVSTQPLITKRGLPQSLNRDIAYRPSSPVTITEIAQYITSETGLPVVVAPDAINPSILDSTSTASTQIPGSSNTSASASGLEGLFPGSALSPASAMAFSGNSSLGLPQTIQGLKYAGAVSGLLNQATSRLGLSWHYDPDIKGVRITYFDTKVFDVWAFGDDQEIESTVRSGLTTSTGSAAGMSGGSSSGTGASGESGSSQSTKVKIVTSLLGDIESNVRSMLSTRPAGRMFLSRTTGTLTVSDRPEVLRRVEAYLSSINRSITRQVSFNVTVFEVVLTDRDQLALNWAAVYQSISSNWGFQLANTVAGIGSEAVTGSVGILDTADSPWAGSEAVIQALAQQGRISNIRTPSVTTLNLQPAPIQIGNVQSYIASSTTSTTASVGSTTSLNPATITSGFNMMLLPKVLDRDNLLLMINLSMSSRPTFQTFESNDSRVQTADYDTKNAAPKVKLRSGQTLVLTGFEENREDATRSGVGSARFLGLGGGRSRTSEHSVLVVLVTPIVEADSLSSQSQYVPSIRNAANNLVANEPAIGLMNCRQPLRACSVF; encoded by the coding sequence ATGAACCGACGCCCATGGGTACACCTGGCGACACTGCCGGCTCTGCTGGTGCTGCTATCGAGCTGCAGTCTCCAGCGCGTCGAAGAATCCATCGGGCGCACTGAGCAGACTGGTGAGACGGCTCGTCAGTACACTGCGCTGCTGCGTAACCAACGGGCCGAGCCATCGCGTGAAACGGTTGTATTCAGTGATAAGCCTTGGGTCTCGACCCAGCCCTTGATCACCAAGCGCGGGCTGCCACAGTCGTTGAATCGCGACATCGCCTACCGTCCCTCATCCCCGGTGACAATCACGGAGATTGCACAGTACATCACGTCGGAAACCGGGCTGCCTGTCGTTGTAGCACCGGATGCCATCAATCCCAGCATTCTCGACAGCACTTCCACAGCGTCTACCCAGATTCCTGGTAGCTCGAACACTAGCGCCTCAGCCAGTGGTTTGGAGGGACTCTTTCCGGGAAGCGCCTTATCGCCGGCCTCGGCAATGGCCTTTTCGGGCAACAGTTCGCTGGGACTGCCCCAGACAATCCAAGGTTTGAAGTACGCGGGAGCTGTTTCAGGACTACTGAACCAGGCAACCAGCCGCCTGGGCCTGAGCTGGCACTACGATCCTGACATCAAAGGGGTTCGGATTACCTACTTCGATACGAAGGTCTTCGATGTTTGGGCTTTCGGGGACGACCAGGAGATCGAGAGCACCGTTCGCTCAGGGCTGACCACGTCCACTGGATCAGCGGCAGGGATGTCTGGAGGCAGCTCATCCGGCACTGGCGCCTCTGGCGAGTCCGGTAGCAGCCAGAGCACCAAGGTGAAAATAGTCACCTCGCTGCTTGGTGACATCGAGTCGAACGTCAGGTCAATGCTGAGTACGCGACCGGCCGGACGCATGTTCCTGTCGCGGACAACCGGAACGCTAACCGTCAGTGATCGCCCCGAGGTACTGCGTCGAGTCGAGGCGTACTTGTCGAGTATCAATCGCAGCATCACTCGGCAAGTTTCGTTCAACGTCACCGTTTTCGAGGTAGTCCTGACAGACCGGGATCAACTCGCGCTGAATTGGGCAGCGGTTTATCAGTCGATCTCCAGCAACTGGGGATTCCAACTTGCCAACACTGTCGCGGGTATCGGCAGCGAAGCTGTGACAGGGTCGGTCGGCATCCTGGACACAGCCGATTCGCCCTGGGCTGGCTCTGAGGCGGTGATACAGGCGCTGGCGCAGCAGGGGCGGATCTCGAACATCCGTACGCCAAGCGTTACAACCCTGAACCTGCAGCCGGCCCCCATACAGATTGGCAACGTTCAGAGCTACATTGCATCAAGCACGACCTCGACAACCGCTTCGGTTGGCTCCACCACCTCCCTGAATCCCGCGACCATAACCAGTGGCTTCAACATGATGCTACTGCCCAAGGTACTCGACCGAGACAATCTGCTGCTGATGATCAACCTCAGCATGAGCAGCAGGCCTACCTTTCAGACGTTCGAGAGCAACGATTCGCGCGTTCAAACCGCTGATTACGACACGAAGAATGCTGCCCCGAAAGTGAAGCTGCGTAGCGGGCAGACCTTGGTGTTGACGGGCTTTGAAGAGAACCGCGAAGACGCCACACGATCCGGGGTCGGTAGCGCTCGATTCCTGGGGCTCGGTGGGGGCCGATCAAGGACGTCGGAGCACAGCGTTCTGGTCGTGCTGGTTACCCCCATCGTGGAGGCGGATAGCCTGAGCAGTCAGAGCCAATACGTGCCCAGCATCCGTAACGCTGCGAACAACCTGGTCGCAAATGAACCCGCCATCGGGCTCATGAACTGTCGCCAGCCGCTGCGCGCCTGCTCTGTCTTCTGA
- the pilO2 gene encoding type 4b pilus protein PilO2 produces MSTEQLQPQRASRTQIITHQGKAFVTGLRWHPLGSVTGYMKEARQFGKENNLDIVAIRRTPGIIQAGFVSRSDGVTKGMYSLAATLAGQLGDSWIAAWRIERDEDRFAVVAVHKGGIIPGCDLIGTEAEVRRRVAQQRSRGIEFEEWYLPADFDMGGSPIDIEELLHPSKLKREYRLRPLMFGLSKAELAQLIVVALVAGIALTAWFQWQAYQARIATEARLAAEQARLEELAKLHQESGTEQPPQALEHPWAKRPSVMSFVNGCSQVMYQLPLSIQGWIFASATCDGTQVLASYKRTGNSSALQLISATSGQTSERPAFFDEGNSATLKFVMSLPAAGDEPLAPALDALTALSSWLHGFAQEPTLKEVPVIVPHPEALPGEPAPPPPQPPQWKQFELRFVSGLLPYDSLSGAPSQGLRLREIKTELQSELLMWSVTGDLYAK; encoded by the coding sequence ATGAGCACAGAGCAGCTTCAGCCCCAGCGTGCCTCGCGCACTCAGATCATCACGCATCAGGGCAAGGCCTTCGTGACAGGGTTGCGCTGGCACCCTCTGGGCAGCGTTACGGGTTACATGAAAGAAGCCCGCCAGTTCGGCAAGGAAAATAACCTCGATATCGTTGCAATACGCAGGACGCCGGGGATCATTCAGGCGGGCTTTGTCTCCCGAAGCGACGGAGTGACGAAGGGCATGTACTCACTGGCCGCCACACTGGCCGGACAGCTCGGGGACTCCTGGATTGCTGCGTGGCGCATTGAGCGGGACGAAGACCGCTTTGCCGTGGTCGCCGTTCACAAGGGAGGGATAATTCCGGGCTGCGATCTCATTGGCACAGAAGCTGAGGTTCGGCGCCGCGTTGCCCAGCAACGCAGCAGGGGCATCGAGTTCGAGGAATGGTATCTACCCGCTGACTTCGATATGGGTGGTTCGCCCATCGACATCGAGGAGCTGCTCCACCCTTCCAAGCTGAAACGTGAATACCGCCTACGCCCACTGATGTTCGGCCTTTCCAAAGCAGAGCTGGCTCAGCTCATTGTGGTCGCACTCGTCGCCGGCATCGCGCTGACCGCCTGGTTTCAATGGCAAGCATATCAGGCGCGAATCGCCACGGAGGCTCGCCTCGCGGCTGAACAGGCACGCCTGGAAGAGCTGGCCAAACTACATCAAGAAAGTGGAACAGAACAGCCGCCCCAGGCGCTTGAGCACCCTTGGGCAAAACGCCCTTCTGTCATGTCATTTGTCAACGGCTGCAGCCAGGTGATGTATCAACTGCCGCTGAGCATCCAAGGCTGGATTTTCGCCAGCGCGACCTGTGACGGCACCCAGGTTCTGGCCTCGTATAAACGCACAGGCAATAGTTCGGCGCTGCAGCTCATTTCGGCCACCTCCGGCCAGACCTCAGAACGCCCAGCGTTCTTCGATGAAGGCAACTCTGCGACGTTGAAGTTCGTGATGTCGCTGCCGGCCGCCGGCGACGAACCTTTGGCACCCGCTCTTGATGCACTGACCGCATTGTCATCGTGGCTTCACGGCTTTGCCCAGGAACCAACCCTGAAGGAGGTTCCTGTGATCGTTCCTCATCCTGAAGCTCTGCCTGGGGAGCCCGCACCACCGCCACCACAGCCACCTCAGTGGAAGCAGTTCGAGCTGCGCTTCGTTTCAGGTCTTCTTCCCTACGACTCTCTCAGCGGCGCCCCGAGCCAGGGCCTGCGTCTACGCGAAATCAAAACAGAGCTGCAGTCCGAGCTCCTCATGTGGTCAGTAACAGGTGATCTGTATGCCAAATAA
- the pilP gene encoding type IV pilus biogenesis protein PilP has translation MPNNPPDLKLPFWLPLVLLVAMLVASCIANDAQADVVDLSGIDVGNLGKVQSQTILFNAQAERAKARRSIAENGGSSGQSGDSNTQVHIHSPVPGNSAQVTTQFQDLPVIKAITGSPRKLSATLLYKSGVEFDVVAGSSLPGNFRVSNISLEGVTVEGNGKQFLLGFSGISPSTSGSTSSPVAPALPGQF, from the coding sequence ATGCCAAATAACCCTCCTGATCTGAAGCTGCCTTTCTGGCTGCCCTTGGTACTGCTCGTAGCCATGCTTGTGGCGTCTTGCATTGCAAACGATGCCCAGGCAGATGTCGTGGATCTATCCGGCATTGATGTTGGAAACCTCGGCAAGGTGCAAAGCCAGACGATCCTGTTCAACGCTCAGGCAGAGCGGGCGAAAGCAAGGCGCTCGATAGCAGAGAACGGCGGGAGCAGCGGGCAATCGGGAGACTCGAACACCCAAGTGCATATCCACTCACCCGTGCCAGGCAATTCGGCTCAGGTCACAACCCAGTTCCAGGATTTGCCGGTAATCAAAGCCATCACCGGGTCGCCCAGGAAGCTGAGCGCGACGCTCCTCTACAAGTCAGGGGTGGAGTTCGATGTGGTTGCTGGCTCCAGCCTCCCAGGCAACTTCCGGGTCAGCAATATCTCTCTGGAGGGTGTGACCGTAGAGGGCAACGGCAAGCAGTTTCTCCTGGGCTTCTCTGGTATCAGCCCGAGCACGTCCGGCTCGACATCTTCTCCTGTAGCGCCGGCACTACCGGGCCAATTCTGA